The proteins below are encoded in one region of Stenotrophomonas bentonitica:
- the pgaA gene encoding poly-beta-1,6 N-acetyl-D-glucosamine export porin PgaA, whose translation MYNHRPLALCVGLACATLCLTVPAAFAATSRADHLAEISTYRDQARWLDALAAIERAQVDVPSDDLLYRLQVLTLSDIGNAHRAWQLYQARPELFDDAQKQRFEANYLAKRVGWSLAYGASEDTRLDEAENALAEMERILQRDGQTAQTAPLRIRYDRLILLNRLGRHEQVRTEYRQLLAEGHEVPAYLMAPVGDSLMASQHPQEAIPVLEAALKADPGRSEVHSELAYAHLESEQADTAINVLTQWQKQEPAWRWANGARAPYANWPRYEADLNLAMIRAYSGDLPTAQRELEGMVAIAPANGGTQSSLGNIYMMRGWPRKALERYSMANTLDPRDVSARLGQYDAYVELQRDDLARPIHDTLLERYPNQPSVQRMDRSWKAHRGWQLHAYAEGGRSEGGGGTSPLGNDDGRYGVEVQSPVIDDRWRVVGFADRRSVDFQEQTIRPLWVGLGTRYRFGRADAEAFVYRANDDVGETGLSAGFGWQFSDTWHAGVTAARNAADASLQARVSGITADSVALAVDYRRNELTHWSAGLSQFRYDDGNRRDTFTTGIEQRLLTRPTLLLDGLGTLYASRGSRDDVPYFNPSEDRSAEIGLRVDQQLWRHYERHFRHRLTVSLGNYWQQGFGSALVPSAEYRHEWQLADGRIFEYGISWSRPVYDGNRERHIGLDAGLRWGQ comes from the coding sequence ATGTACAACCATCGGCCGCTGGCGCTCTGCGTCGGCCTGGCATGCGCCACGCTTTGCTTGACGGTTCCGGCCGCTTTCGCCGCCACCTCGCGAGCGGACCATCTGGCTGAAATCAGCACTTACCGCGACCAGGCCCGCTGGCTGGACGCGCTGGCCGCGATCGAACGCGCCCAGGTGGACGTGCCCAGCGACGACCTGCTGTATCGCCTGCAGGTGCTGACCCTGTCGGACATCGGCAACGCGCACCGTGCGTGGCAGCTGTACCAGGCACGCCCGGAGCTGTTCGACGACGCGCAGAAGCAGCGCTTTGAAGCCAACTACCTGGCCAAGCGGGTCGGCTGGAGCCTGGCCTACGGCGCCAGCGAAGACACCCGCCTGGACGAAGCCGAGAACGCGCTCGCGGAGATGGAGCGCATCCTGCAGCGCGACGGCCAGACCGCGCAGACCGCGCCGCTGCGCATCCGCTACGACCGCCTGATCCTGCTCAACCGACTGGGCCGGCACGAGCAGGTGCGTACCGAATACCGCCAGCTGCTGGCCGAAGGCCACGAGGTGCCGGCCTACCTGATGGCGCCGGTCGGCGATTCGCTGATGGCCAGCCAGCACCCGCAGGAAGCCATTCCGGTGCTGGAAGCGGCGCTCAAGGCCGACCCCGGCCGTTCCGAAGTGCATTCGGAGCTGGCCTATGCGCACCTGGAAAGCGAGCAGGCAGATACCGCCATCAACGTGCTCACCCAGTGGCAGAAGCAGGAACCGGCCTGGCGCTGGGCCAACGGGGCGCGCGCGCCCTATGCGAACTGGCCGCGTTACGAGGCCGACCTCAACCTGGCGATGATCCGCGCCTACAGCGGCGACCTGCCCACCGCGCAGCGTGAGCTGGAAGGCATGGTGGCGATTGCGCCGGCCAACGGCGGCACCCAGTCGTCGCTGGGCAACATCTACATGATGCGTGGCTGGCCGCGAAAGGCGCTGGAGCGCTACAGCATGGCCAACACGCTGGACCCGCGCGACGTCTCGGCGCGCCTGGGCCAGTACGACGCCTACGTGGAACTGCAGCGCGACGACCTGGCCCGGCCGATCCACGACACCCTGCTGGAGCGCTACCCGAACCAGCCGTCCGTGCAGCGCATGGACCGCAGCTGGAAGGCGCACCGCGGCTGGCAGCTGCATGCCTACGCCGAAGGCGGCCGCAGCGAGGGCGGCGGTGGCACCTCGCCGCTGGGCAATGACGACGGCCGCTATGGCGTGGAAGTGCAGTCGCCGGTGATCGACGACCGCTGGCGCGTGGTCGGCTTTGCCGACCGCCGCAGCGTGGATTTCCAGGAACAGACCATCCGCCCGCTGTGGGTGGGACTGGGTACCCGCTACCGCTTCGGCCGCGCCGATGCCGAAGCATTCGTGTACCGCGCCAATGATGATGTCGGCGAGACCGGGCTGAGCGCGGGCTTCGGCTGGCAGTTCAGCGACACCTGGCATGCCGGGGTCACTGCCGCACGCAATGCGGCCGATGCCTCGCTGCAGGCGCGCGTGTCGGGTATCACCGCCGACAGCGTGGCGCTGGCGGTGGACTACCGGCGCAACGAGCTGACCCACTGGAGCGCCGGGCTCAGCCAGTTCCGCTACGACGACGGCAACCGCCGCGACACCTTCACCACCGGTATCGAGCAGCGCCTGCTGACCCGTCCCACCCTGCTGCTGGACGGCCTGGGCACGCTGTATGCCAGCCGTGGCAGCCGCGATGACGTGCCCTACTTCAACCCGAGCGAAGACCGTTCGGCGGAGATCGGCCTGCGCGTGGACCAGCAGCTGTGGCGCCACTACGAACGCCACTTCCGCCACCGCCTGACGGTGTCGCTGGGCAACTACTGGCAGCAGGGCTTCGGCAGTGCGCTGGTGCCTTCGGCCGAATACCGCCACGAGTGGCAGCTGGCCGATGGCCGGATCTTCGAATACGGAATCAGCTGGTCGCGCCCGGTCTACGACGGCAACCGCGAACGCCATATCGGCCTTGACGCCGGCCTGCGCTGGGGACAATGA
- the pgaB gene encoding poly-beta-1,6-N-acetyl-D-glucosamine N-deacetylase PgaB — protein sequence MDLKRFTTWLLLALLAVCGNAFAVAPPEPDSAENGLLVLSYHDIRDDVATKGDPDAYAVSTQNFAAHLDWLSAHGYHPVSLSQLIAASQGGAPLPPKPVLLTFDDGLRSVYSKVFPLLRAYNYPALVAVITDYVDMPAGRKIDYGYRPFTQDDFLTWAQIREMQRSGLVELASHTDNLHHGVQSNPQGNSTPAVITRTYDPATHTYETEAQYQARLRADLGLSVKRIQDNVGVSPKAIVWPYAAYNAMSNRIAEELGMPVSFDLEGRSTPVTRDLHGLARLLVTGNPPVTQLAYELRRDIERDGMRALQIDLDAVYDTDPVQQAKNLDALIDRVKKVGPTHVFLQAFADPDGNGSADALYFPNRHLPMRADLFNRVAWQLKTRAGVKVYAWLPVLGFELKDPKIRSALAIESPESDGIFRLDFTNPKVRHIIDDIYEDLAINSYFEGLLFHDDAYLRDTELANLPQEGSDGARTQSLIDFTLELRNAAQRWRPKLATVRNLYAQPVLQPQSASWFAQRLDLFNKAYDHTALMAMPWMEGSRNPEKWLDRLVVAVREHDPQLSQTMFELQTVDWRTQKPIPGDRLRAQIRRLQAQGVRHFAWYPDDFIAGRPSTQDARAAMSARTFPYEEK from the coding sequence ATGGACTTGAAGCGCTTCACCACCTGGCTGCTGCTGGCCCTACTCGCCGTGTGCGGCAATGCCTTCGCGGTCGCACCGCCGGAACCGGATTCGGCCGAAAACGGCCTGCTGGTGCTCAGCTACCACGACATCCGCGACGACGTGGCCACCAAGGGCGACCCGGACGCCTATGCGGTGAGCACGCAGAACTTCGCCGCGCACCTGGACTGGCTCTCGGCGCATGGTTACCACCCGGTATCGTTGTCGCAGCTGATCGCGGCCTCGCAGGGTGGCGCGCCGCTGCCGCCCAAGCCGGTGCTGCTGACCTTCGATGACGGCCTGCGCAGCGTGTACAGCAAGGTGTTCCCGCTGCTGCGCGCCTACAACTACCCGGCGCTGGTGGCGGTGATCACCGACTACGTGGACATGCCGGCCGGGCGCAAGATCGACTACGGCTACCGCCCCTTCACCCAGGACGACTTCCTCACCTGGGCGCAGATCCGCGAAATGCAGCGCAGCGGCCTGGTCGAACTGGCCAGCCACACCGACAACCTGCACCACGGCGTGCAGTCCAACCCGCAGGGCAATTCGACCCCGGCGGTGATCACCCGTACCTACGACCCGGCCACGCACACCTACGAAACCGAAGCGCAGTACCAGGCGCGGCTGCGCGCCGACCTGGGGCTGAGCGTGAAGCGCATCCAGGACAACGTGGGCGTGAGCCCGAAGGCGATCGTGTGGCCGTACGCGGCCTACAACGCCATGAGCAACCGCATTGCCGAAGAACTGGGAATGCCGGTGTCGTTCGACCTGGAAGGCCGCAGCACCCCGGTCACCCGCGACCTGCACGGCCTGGCGCGCTTGCTGGTGACCGGCAACCCGCCGGTGACCCAGCTGGCCTATGAACTGCGCCGCGACATCGAGCGCGACGGCATGCGCGCCCTGCAGATCGACCTGGACGCGGTGTACGACACCGACCCGGTGCAGCAGGCGAAAAACCTGGACGCGCTGATCGACCGGGTCAAGAAGGTCGGCCCGACCCATGTGTTCCTGCAGGCCTTCGCCGACCCGGACGGCAATGGCTCGGCCGACGCGCTGTACTTCCCGAACCGGCACCTGCCGATGCGCGCGGACCTGTTCAACCGCGTGGCCTGGCAGCTCAAGACCCGCGCCGGGGTGAAGGTGTATGCGTGGCTGCCGGTGCTGGGCTTCGAACTGAAGGACCCGAAGATCCGCAGCGCGCTGGCGATCGAGAGCCCGGAAAGCGACGGCATCTTCCGCCTGGACTTCACCAACCCGAAGGTGCGTCACATCATCGACGACATCTACGAAGACCTGGCGATCAACTCGTACTTCGAGGGCCTGCTGTTCCACGACGACGCCTACCTGCGCGACACCGAGCTGGCCAACCTGCCGCAGGAAGGCAGCGACGGCGCGCGCACCCAGTCGCTGATCGACTTCACCCTGGAGCTGCGCAACGCCGCGCAGCGCTGGCGCCCGAAGCTGGCCACGGTGCGCAACCTGTACGCGCAGCCGGTGCTGCAGCCGCAGAGCGCGAGCTGGTTCGCGCAGCGCCTGGACCTGTTCAACAAGGCGTATGACCACACCGCGTTGATGGCGATGCCGTGGATGGAAGGCAGCCGCAACCCGGAGAAGTGGCTGGACCGGCTGGTGGTGGCCGTGCGTGAGCACGACCCGCAGCTGTCGCAGACGATGTTCGAACTGCAGACGGTGGACTGGCGCACGCAGAAGCCGATTCCCGGCGACCGCCTGCGCGCGCAGATCCGTCGCCTGCAGGCGCAGGGCGTGCGCCATTTCGCCTGGTACCCGGACGACTTCATTGCCGGCCGGCCCTCCACCCAGGACGCGCGCGCCGCGATGTCGGCGCGCACATTCCCGTACGAGGAAAAGTGA
- the pgaC gene encoding poly-beta-1,6-N-acetyl-D-glucosamine synthase, with protein sequence MHPFLYALFQFAFFYPMVMAFFWMSGGLYYFFRRERKARLRDDPPPMKEYPFASILIPCHNEADNLADTLGAALAQNYPDFEVIAINDGSRDDTGARLDAMAAQHPRLRVVHLDRNLGKANALRMGALAARSEYLVCIDGDAMLEEHATHWMVWHLTSGPRVGAVTGNPRIRNRSTLLGRLQVAEFSSIIGMIKRAQRVYGRIFTISGVIAGFRRTALHRIGYWSDDMITEDIDISWRLQLDHWDIRYEPNALCFILMPETLKGLWRQRLRWAQGGVEVLLRHGRSLFDWRKRRMWGVLLEYVFSVLWAYTMLTIIVLWALGKFMPLPQELYIATLLPQWHGVILALVCLLQFASSLIIDRRYETHIGRNYFWVIWYPMAYWLISLFTTLVALPKTLLKRRGKRAIWVSPDRGIR encoded by the coding sequence ATGCATCCGTTCCTTTACGCACTGTTCCAGTTCGCCTTCTTCTACCCGATGGTGATGGCGTTCTTCTGGATGTCCGGCGGGCTGTATTATTTCTTCCGGCGCGAACGCAAGGCGCGCCTGCGCGACGACCCGCCGCCGATGAAGGAGTACCCGTTCGCCTCGATCCTGATTCCGTGCCACAACGAAGCGGACAACCTGGCCGACACGCTGGGCGCGGCGCTGGCGCAGAACTACCCGGACTTCGAAGTCATCGCCATCAACGATGGCAGCCGCGACGACACCGGTGCGCGACTGGACGCGATGGCCGCGCAGCACCCGCGCCTGCGCGTGGTGCACCTGGACCGCAACCTGGGCAAGGCCAATGCGCTGCGCATGGGTGCCCTCGCCGCCCGTTCGGAGTACCTGGTGTGCATCGACGGCGACGCGATGCTGGAAGAGCACGCCACCCACTGGATGGTCTGGCACCTGACCTCGGGACCGCGCGTGGGCGCGGTGACCGGCAACCCGCGCATCCGCAACCGCTCCACCCTGCTGGGCCGGCTGCAGGTGGCCGAGTTCTCCTCGATCATCGGCATGATCAAGCGCGCGCAGCGCGTGTACGGGCGCATTTTCACCATTTCCGGGGTGATCGCGGGCTTCCGCCGCACGGCGCTGCACCGCATCGGCTACTGGTCCGATGACATGATCACCGAGGACATCGACATCAGCTGGCGGTTGCAGCTGGACCATTGGGACATCCGTTACGAGCCCAATGCGCTGTGTTTCATCCTGATGCCGGAAACGCTGAAGGGGCTGTGGCGGCAGCGCCTGCGGTGGGCACAGGGCGGTGTGGAAGTGCTGCTGCGGCATGGTCGTTCGCTGTTCGACTGGCGCAAGCGGCGGATGTGGGGGGTGTTGCTGGAGTATGTGTTCAGCGTGCTGTGGGCCTACACGATGCTGACGATCATCGTGCTGTGGGCGCTGGGCAAGTTCATGCCGCTGCCGCAGGAGCTGTACATCGCCACCCTGCTGCCGCAATGGCATGGCGTGATCCTGGCGCTGGTCTGCCTGCTGCAGTTCGCCAGCAGCCTGATCATCGACCGGCGCTATGAAACGCATATTGGCCGTAACTACTTCTGGGTGATCTGGTACCCCATGGCGTACTGGCTCATCAGCCTGTTCACGACCCTGGTGGCCCTGCCCAAGACGCTGTTGAAGCGTCGTGGCAAGCGGGCGATCTGGGTCAGTCCTGACCGGGGTATCCGATGA
- the pgaD gene encoding poly-beta-1,6-N-acetyl-D-glucosamine biosynthesis protein PgaD, which yields MNAAKPNRRYDSRLIRKTRQQPRLQRTAWGFVTIAFWGFYFYLWAPLITALSWLLGGRLAFLQLYEYKQKVDPFLVIALPVMLVCCSLLLITWAEYNRMRFAGKDRRNPRQDVSLEEIAHNLGATPALAQQLSNGKSVTLHMDDQARPIGLTEQRLG from the coding sequence ATGAACGCCGCCAAGCCGAACCGCCGTTACGACTCCCGCCTGATCCGCAAGACGCGCCAGCAGCCGCGGCTGCAGCGCACGGCGTGGGGGTTTGTCACCATTGCCTTCTGGGGTTTCTACTTCTACCTGTGGGCGCCGTTGATCACCGCGCTGTCGTGGTTGCTGGGCGGTCGGTTGGCGTTCCTGCAGCTGTATGAGTACAAGCAGAAGGTGGACCCGTTCCTGGTCATCGCACTACCGGTGATGCTGGTGTGCTGCTCGCTGTTGTTGATCACCTGGGCCGAGTACAACCGCATGCGCTTCGCCGGCAAGGACCGGCGCAACCCGCGCCAGGACGTGTCGCTGGAAGAGATCGCGCACAACCTGGGGGCGACCCCGGCGCTGGCGCAGCAGCTCTCCAACGGGAAGTCGGTGACGTTGCATATGGATGACCAGGCGCGGCCGATCGGGTTGACCGAGCAGAGGCTGGGGTGA
- a CDS encoding OmpA family protein — MSTFDTVVQQIARATGLGAGAEQFIKVLAGYIFNKAGGVSGLLQKFENAGLGDIAKSWTAGNGTPRSIDAGQIRSVLGNEALEEIGNKAHVKPGLVAAHAASALPVLIRTLTSGGALPSSMPASFATLVNPAPRRKKPFHLWRWLLPLLALLALAYCGWQKRNVLTPPPVATPTATLAPAVTVPSLSFKNTGGKIDLGGVVRTAAEKAGAIGAFAGVYGQKNVNANVAVNPDVSPATWMDSLKAVATAPVAKTDGLAFKFTGDTLDLDTSKLPTAEAREELSKLFQNRFSDVEIKGLYQPGLEALGELRAGFGAQDLTNALNQTDITFDNNSDVVSTSSLAVVAEAAKAIKSAPAGMKIDIGGYTDSNGSDAANLALSERRAKAVMKALIDKGVPAGQLKATGHGESDPIASNNTEAGRAANRRTLYTVY; from the coding sequence ATGTCGACTTTCGATACGGTGGTTCAGCAGATCGCCCGGGCCACCGGCCTTGGCGCGGGGGCAGAGCAGTTCATCAAGGTGTTGGCCGGCTATATCTTCAACAAGGCCGGCGGCGTTTCAGGGCTGTTGCAGAAGTTCGAGAACGCCGGGTTAGGGGATATCGCCAAATCCTGGACGGCCGGCAACGGCACCCCGCGTTCCATTGACGCCGGCCAGATCCGCAGCGTTCTCGGCAACGAGGCGCTGGAAGAAATCGGAAACAAGGCCCACGTGAAACCCGGACTGGTTGCCGCACACGCGGCATCTGCACTGCCGGTGCTGATCCGCACCCTCACTTCTGGCGGCGCCCTGCCCTCGAGCATGCCGGCCAGCTTCGCCACCCTGGTCAATCCGGCCCCGCGCCGGAAAAAGCCGTTCCACCTCTGGCGCTGGCTGCTGCCCTTGCTCGCCCTGCTCGCCCTGGCCTACTGCGGCTGGCAGAAACGCAACGTGCTTACGCCTCCGCCGGTGGCTACGCCGACGGCTACGCTTGCGCCTGCCGTGACCGTGCCCTCTCTGTCGTTCAAGAATACGGGCGGCAAGATCGATCTGGGTGGCGTGGTGCGAACGGCCGCTGAGAAGGCCGGTGCCATCGGCGCCTTCGCCGGGGTATACGGGCAAAAGAACGTGAATGCCAACGTGGCCGTCAATCCAGACGTCTCGCCAGCGACGTGGATGGATTCGCTCAAGGCGGTCGCTACTGCGCCGGTAGCGAAGACCGATGGCCTCGCGTTCAAATTCACCGGCGACACGCTCGATCTGGACACCTCCAAACTGCCCACCGCAGAGGCCCGCGAGGAGCTCAGTAAGCTGTTCCAGAACCGCTTCAGCGACGTAGAGATCAAGGGCCTGTACCAGCCCGGCCTGGAGGCGCTGGGCGAACTTCGAGCGGGGTTTGGCGCGCAGGACCTGACCAACGCGCTGAACCAGACCGACATCACCTTCGATAACAATTCGGATGTCGTTTCAACCAGCAGCCTGGCTGTCGTTGCCGAAGCGGCAAAGGCGATCAAGTCCGCGCCCGCCGGCATGAAGATCGATATCGGCGGATACACCGACAGCAACGGCTCGGACGCCGCCAATCTGGCGCTGAGCGAACGACGTGCCAAGGCAGTGATGAAAGCGCTGATCGACAAGGGCGTGCCTGCGGGTCAGCTGAAGGCCACCGGACACGGCGAAAGTGACCCCATCGCCAGTAACAACACCGAAGCAGGGCGTGCCGCCAACCGGCGGACCCTCTACACGGTGTACTGA
- a CDS encoding glutamate-5-semialdehyde dehydrogenase, which yields MDIREQAQHCRAAAQVLAQLSSEAKTALLLGMADALDADADVILAANARDLAAAREKGTGTAMLDRLALNPARLAAVSAALREVATLPDPVGTVTRDDIRPNGIRVQKVRVPLGVIAMIYEARPNVTADAAALCIKAGNAVILRGGSEAIHSNTAIAHSLKRALRDAGVPDAALTLVEDLRRETMLALLQLSDLVDLAIPRGGEGLIRFVAEHARVPVIKHYKGVCHLYVDRAADLDKAVTLLVDGKTSRPSACNSLETLLVHTDIAATFLPQAAGALRERDVELRADERARQWLPDATPATDDDYAAEYLDLILAVRVVDDLEQALAHIQQYSSDHTEVIVTEDAHAAERFVQALRSAVVMVNASSRFSDGGELGLGAEIGISTTRLHAYGPMGLEALTVERFVVRGQGQVRR from the coding sequence ATGGACATCCGCGAACAAGCCCAACACTGCCGCGCCGCCGCGCAGGTCCTTGCGCAACTTTCTTCCGAGGCGAAAACGGCACTCCTGCTCGGCATGGCTGATGCCTTGGATGCCGACGCAGACGTCATCCTCGCCGCCAACGCGCGCGATCTGGCCGCCGCGCGCGAAAAAGGCACCGGCACCGCCATGCTCGACCGCCTCGCGCTCAACCCGGCCCGCTTGGCCGCGGTCAGCGCCGCGTTGCGCGAGGTCGCCACGCTTCCCGACCCGGTCGGCACCGTCACCCGCGACGACATCCGCCCCAACGGGATCCGCGTGCAGAAGGTGCGCGTGCCGCTCGGTGTGATCGCGATGATCTACGAAGCACGCCCGAACGTGACCGCCGACGCCGCCGCACTCTGCATCAAGGCCGGCAACGCGGTGATCCTGCGCGGCGGGTCCGAAGCCATCCACTCCAATACCGCCATTGCGCATTCGCTCAAGCGCGCGCTGCGCGACGCCGGTGTGCCCGACGCCGCGTTGACCCTGGTCGAAGACCTGCGCCGCGAGACCATGCTGGCCCTGCTGCAGCTCAGCGACCTGGTCGACCTGGCCATTCCGCGCGGCGGGGAAGGGCTGATACGTTTCGTCGCCGAACACGCGCGCGTTCCGGTGATCAAACACTACAAGGGCGTCTGCCACCTGTACGTGGACCGCGCTGCCGATCTGGACAAGGCCGTCACCCTGCTGGTGGACGGCAAGACCAGCCGGCCTTCCGCCTGCAATTCGCTGGAGACGCTGCTGGTGCACACCGACATCGCCGCCACGTTCCTGCCGCAGGCGGCAGGCGCGCTGCGCGAACGCGACGTCGAACTGCGCGCCGACGAGCGCGCACGGCAGTGGCTGCCCGACGCCACGCCAGCGACCGACGACGACTACGCCGCCGAATACCTGGACCTGATCCTCGCTGTACGCGTAGTCGATGACCTGGAGCAGGCGCTGGCCCACATCCAGCAGTACAGCTCCGACCACACCGAAGTGATCGTCACCGAAGATGCGCACGCCGCCGAACGCTTCGTGCAGGCGCTGCGCTCGGCGGTAGTGATGGTCAACGCGTCCTCGCGGTTTTCCGACGGCGGCGAGCTCGGCCTTGGCGCGGAAATCGGCATCTCGACCACACGCCTGCACGCCTACGGCCCGATGGGGCTGGAAGCGCTCACGGTGGAACGGTTCGTGGTGCGGGGGCAGGGGCAGGTGCGGCGCTGA
- the proB gene encoding glutamate 5-kinase, with product MTATRVQSPFPEQPLPHWKRAVLKVGSSLLAADGGGLSPRHALGLAQFVSAHVLAGREVVIVSSGAVAAGRAIVPRAIEAGAAMAARQALAALGQAQLIGLWQRFFERPVAQVLLTHDDLRNRRRYLNARATLNELLRLGALPVVNENDTVSVDELKLGDNDNLAATVAALIDADILFIATDIDGLYSADPRRDPQAQPIHDVPELSLEVLAMAGGAGSGAGTGGMHTKLEAAAKAGRVGIDTCLFNGRDGDVVRALAQGRLFGTRIHAGQTRDAARKYWLRHAPLEAGAILVDEGAAVALRDKGASLLPGGVTGAEGEFRRGDMVQVRVRGANGEVTLARGVSQYSASDIRRVAGRHSRDIESVLGYNYGGNVIHRDDLVLV from the coding sequence ATGACCGCCACCCGCGTGCAGTCCCCGTTCCCCGAACAGCCGTTGCCGCACTGGAAACGTGCCGTGCTAAAGGTTGGCAGCAGCCTGCTGGCGGCCGACGGCGGCGGGCTGTCGCCGCGCCATGCGCTGGGCCTGGCCCAGTTCGTGTCGGCCCATGTGCTGGCCGGGCGTGAGGTGGTGATCGTCTCCTCCGGTGCCGTTGCCGCCGGCCGCGCGATCGTGCCGCGCGCGATTGAAGCCGGTGCGGCGATGGCCGCACGGCAAGCACTGGCCGCGCTCGGGCAGGCGCAGCTGATCGGCCTGTGGCAGCGTTTCTTCGAGCGCCCGGTGGCGCAGGTACTGCTGACCCACGACGACCTGCGCAACCGCCGCCGTTACCTCAACGCGCGCGCCACGCTCAACGAGCTGCTGCGGCTGGGCGCGTTGCCAGTGGTGAACGAGAACGACACCGTGTCCGTGGATGAGCTCAAGCTCGGCGACAACGACAATCTGGCCGCCACCGTGGCCGCGCTGATCGACGCGGACATCCTGTTCATCGCCACCGACATCGACGGCCTGTACAGCGCCGACCCGCGTCGCGATCCGCAGGCGCAGCCGATCCACGACGTGCCCGAGCTCAGCCTCGAGGTGCTGGCCATGGCCGGCGGCGCCGGCAGTGGTGCCGGTACGGGCGGCATGCACACCAAACTCGAAGCGGCGGCCAAGGCCGGGCGGGTGGGCATCGATACGTGCCTGTTCAACGGCCGCGATGGCGACGTGGTGCGCGCGCTTGCGCAGGGCCGTCTGTTTGGTACCCGCATCCATGCCGGGCAAACCCGCGATGCCGCGCGCAAGTACTGGCTGCGGCATGCACCGCTGGAGGCGGGCGCGATTTTGGTGGATGAAGGTGCGGCCGTCGCGTTGCGCGACAAGGGCGCCTCGTTGCTGCCCGGTGGCGTGACCGGTGCCGAAGGCGAGTTCCGCCGCGGCGACATGGTGCAGGTGCGCGTGCGCGGTGCCAACGGCGAGGTCACGTTGGCGCGCGGCGTCAGCCAGTATTCGGCCAGCGACATCCGCCGCGTGGCCGGCCGCCATTCGCGCGACATCGAAAGCGTGCTGGGGTACAACTACGGTGGCAACGTGATCCACCGGGATGACCTGGTGCTGGTGTGA
- a CDS encoding YciI family protein → MKICYLVLVTRTANFTDHAAAEHVRFLDEVRANDQLLITGGFTDKTGGAYVLHNVADRAAAQAIVDADPLLVLGSATATVHEWSTR, encoded by the coding sequence ATGAAGATCTGCTATCTCGTACTGGTCACCCGCACCGCCAACTTCACCGACCACGCTGCCGCCGAACACGTGCGCTTCCTCGACGAGGTCCGCGCCAACGACCAGCTGCTGATCACCGGTGGCTTCACCGACAAGACCGGTGGTGCGTACGTGCTGCACAACGTCGCCGACCGCGCCGCAGCGCAGGCCATCGTCGACGCCGATCCGCTGCTGGTGCTCGGCAGCGCCACCGCCACCGTCCACGAATGGTCCACCCGCTGA